Proteins from a single region of Caloramator sp. E03:
- a CDS encoding Mrp/NBP35 family ATP-binding protein, whose amino-acid sequence MADCKSCPSNSKCNKQDNCMIENNPLNQVKNVIAVMSGKGGVGKSTISSLIACELKDRGFRVGILDADITGPSIPRLFGITKKGVEITEEGIFPAESVTGVYVMSMNLLTDYEEQAVLWRGPLIAGAVKQFWTDVIWGDLDYLIVDMPPGTGDVPLTVMQSIPVTGILMVSTPQNLVSMIVSKAIDMAKKMDVSVLGVIENMSYIICPECNKKIEIFGENAAKKASEKLGIDLLGELPLDKDLMELSDEGRVELFGKLKEDFKGIVDEIINKINK is encoded by the coding sequence TTGGCAGATTGTAAGAGTTGCCCATCAAACTCAAAGTGTAATAAACAAGATAATTGTATGATTGAAAACAACCCATTAAATCAAGTAAAAAATGTAATTGCTGTAATGAGTGGAAAAGGAGGTGTAGGTAAATCAACGATATCCTCTTTGATTGCCTGTGAACTTAAAGATAGAGGTTTTAGAGTTGGAATACTTGATGCAGATATAACAGGTCCAAGTATTCCAAGGCTCTTTGGAATAACTAAAAAAGGTGTGGAAATAACGGAGGAAGGGATATTTCCAGCTGAAAGTGTTACAGGGGTTTATGTAATGTCTATGAATCTTCTTACAGATTATGAAGAACAGGCTGTGCTTTGGAGAGGGCCTCTTATTGCTGGTGCTGTTAAACAGTTCTGGACAGATGTAATATGGGGTGATTTAGATTACTTAATAGTTGATATGCCTCCTGGAACAGGTGACGTACCTTTAACGGTGATGCAATCAATACCTGTTACTGGTATTTTAATGGTTTCAACTCCTCAAAACCTTGTATCAATGATAGTTTCAAAGGCAATTGATATGGCTAAAAAAATGGATGTAAGCGTTTTAGGAGTTATAGAGAATATGAGCTATATAATTTGTCCTGAATGCAATAAAAAAATAGAGATATTTGGAGAAAATGCTGCAAAGAAGGCTTCTGAAAAATTAGGAATAGACCTTTTAGGAGAATTACCACTTGATAAAGATTTAATGGAGCTCTCTGATGAGGGAAGAGTTGAACTTTTTGGGAAACTGAAGGAGGATTTTAAAGGAATTGTGGACGAAATAATAAATAAGATTAATAAATAA
- a CDS encoding family 65 glycosyl hydrolase domain-containing protein, with amino-acid sequence MEKYFLVDEWNVIEEGFKPEKNRLSESIMSLGNGYMGIRGNFTEFYSGDSLKGTYIAGVYYPDKTRVGWWKIGYPEYYAKVINAPDFTSIDVFIDGERLDLAKVNFKTFKRQLNMKEGYVDINFIIADKKGHETEIKTRRFISLSKGEIAAISYTIIPLNYDGEIELIPLINGDISNEDSNYGEKFWDEINKNVDGYYGYLTVKTKKLDFHVTVSMKYNVTINGKIANNNIYSIIKEKYVASSFKTYCKKGEIINLNKYIAITSNRYYNNDELIPKGKEIVEEAFLKGFDKLFSEHSKAWEKQWEESDIVITGDAESQQAIRFNIFHLNQTYNGKDPRLNIGPKGFTGEKYGGSTYWDTEAFCFPFYLCTHDKNVARNLLLYRYNHLEKAKENAKKLGLKGALYPMVTMNGEECHNEWEITFEEIHRNAAISYAIYNYVRYTKDESYLADYGFEVLVETSRFWESRVNYNATKDKYMILGVTGPNEYENNVNNNWYTNTMASWNLSYTMEVAKLLKEKYPEKYNNLVNKLQLKECEFEKWQDIVNKMYYPYVESLQVFEQQDGYMDKEQKLVSELSPDDLPLNQKWSWDRILRSCFIKQADVIQGLYFLNERYDIDTIKRNFDFYEPKTVHESSLSACIHSVIASQIGYHDKAYELFLRSSRLDLDNYNNDTNDGLHITSMAGTWLAITQGFGGMKVINDKLCFKPYLPSKWKAYSFKILFRDHLLKININSNNVIITQEKGSELIIKVYDKEYTILKDSTVIVEK; translated from the coding sequence ATGGAAAAATATTTTTTAGTTGATGAATGGAATGTTATTGAAGAAGGATTTAAGCCCGAAAAGAACCGATTATCTGAAAGTATAATGAGCCTTGGAAACGGTTATATGGGCATTAGGGGAAACTTTACTGAATTTTATTCTGGAGATTCATTAAAAGGAACCTATATTGCTGGGGTTTATTATCCTGATAAAACCCGTGTAGGATGGTGGAAGATAGGGTATCCAGAATACTATGCTAAAGTTATTAATGCTCCAGATTTTACATCCATTGACGTTTTTATTGATGGCGAAAGATTAGATCTTGCAAAGGTCAATTTTAAAACATTTAAAAGACAGCTTAATATGAAGGAAGGTTATGTTGATATCAACTTTATTATAGCAGATAAAAAAGGACATGAAACAGAAATTAAAACAAGGAGATTCATTAGCCTATCTAAAGGAGAGATCGCAGCTATATCCTATACGATTATTCCTTTAAATTATGACGGTGAAATAGAATTAATACCTTTGATTAATGGTGATATTTCTAATGAAGATTCAAATTACGGTGAAAAATTCTGGGATGAAATTAACAAAAATGTAGACGGATATTATGGATATCTTACTGTAAAAACAAAAAAGCTTGATTTTCATGTTACTGTTTCAATGAAATATAATGTAACAATCAATGGGAAAATAGCTAATAATAACATATATTCAATTATAAAAGAAAAATATGTTGCAAGCAGCTTTAAAACTTATTGCAAAAAAGGAGAAATAATTAATCTAAATAAATATATAGCTATTACTTCAAACAGATATTATAACAATGATGAGTTAATTCCAAAGGGCAAAGAAATAGTAGAAGAAGCATTTTTAAAAGGATTTGATAAATTATTTAGTGAACATTCTAAAGCTTGGGAAAAGCAATGGGAAGAAAGCGATATAGTGATAACTGGAGATGCTGAATCACAGCAAGCAATCAGGTTTAACATATTTCATTTGAATCAGACATATAATGGTAAAGACCCAAGGCTTAATATAGGTCCTAAAGGATTTACAGGAGAAAAATACGGAGGAAGTACTTATTGGGATACTGAAGCCTTCTGTTTCCCATTCTATTTGTGTACACATGATAAAAATGTTGCAAGAAATCTTCTCTTATACAGATATAATCATCTTGAAAAAGCAAAAGAAAATGCTAAAAAATTAGGACTAAAAGGAGCCCTTTATCCTATGGTTACAATGAACGGAGAAGAATGCCATAATGAATGGGAAATAACCTTTGAAGAAATACACAGAAATGCTGCAATATCTTATGCTATATATAATTACGTAAGATATACAAAGGATGAAAGCTATCTTGCTGACTATGGTTTTGAAGTTTTAGTTGAGACTAGCCGCTTTTGGGAATCAAGAGTTAATTATAATGCTACAAAGGATAAATATATGATACTTGGAGTTACAGGACCTAATGAATATGAAAATAATGTAAACAACAACTGGTATACAAATACCATGGCATCATGGAACCTTTCTTATACAATGGAAGTTGCAAAACTTTTAAAAGAAAAGTATCCTGAAAAATATAATAATCTTGTAAATAAACTCCAACTTAAAGAATGTGAGTTTGAAAAATGGCAAGATATTGTAAATAAAATGTATTATCCCTATGTTGAATCTTTACAGGTTTTTGAACAGCAAGATGGATATATGGATAAAGAACAGAAACTCGTTAGTGAACTCTCTCCAGATGATCTTCCATTGAATCAAAAATGGTCATGGGATAGAATATTAAGATCTTGTTTCATAAAACAAGCCGATGTAATACAAGGACTTTATTTTTTAAATGAAAGATATGATATAGATACTATAAAGAGAAATTTCGATTTTTATGAACCAAAAACAGTACATGAATCTTCTTTATCCGCTTGTATACACTCTGTCATAGCAAGCCAAATAGGATATCATGATAAAGCTTATGAATTATTTTTAAGAAGTTCAAGGCTTGATCTTGATAACTATAACAATGATACAAATGATGGTCTTCACATTACAAGTATGGCTGGTACTTGGCTTGCTATAACTCAAGGCTTTGGAGGAATGAAAGTAATTAACGATAAGTTATGTTTTAAACCTTATCTTCCTTCAAAATGGAAAGCCTATTCATTTAAAATATTGTTTAGAGATCATCTTTTGAAAATAAATATAAACTCTAATAATGTAATAATAACACAAGAAAAGGGGTCAGAATTAATTATTAAAGTTTATGATAAGGAATACACTATTTTAAAAGATAGTACAGTTATTGTTGAAAAATAG
- the glgP gene encoding alpha-glucan family phosphorylase, with the protein MNLNALPKVAYFSMEYGLDASMKTYAGGLGILAGDYIKAAKDYNFPIIPIGIKWKQGYTDQMIDKNGKPYDSYHNYEYNFLEDTNIKITVKIRKRDVVCKVWKVDKFGNVPLYLLDTDLPENEDKWITGQLYGWFKEERIAQEMVLGIGGIKALRALGIDVDVYHFNEGHAVFAALELIREKMDKGLSFEDALKQTREEVVFTTHTPIVEGNESHTLDCIMYMGANNGLSLEQMVQLGGDPFNMTVAALRTSRISNAVSKLHEITANKMWKDIQDKSPIIGITNAIHIPTWVDEDILKASEGNGDIWECHIKNKKALIDFIYERNGVKLDPYILLIGFSRRAAPYKRSNLIFSDLNVIEPLLKEKKIQMVYAGKAHPLDDTGKKIIENIVSISKKYPESVVFLENYDMSIGKMLTRGSDVWLNNPRRPKEASGTSGMKAAMNGVLNLSTLDGWWPEACQHGINGWQFGDGFESENDEELDKNDLIKLYNVLLNDVIPTYYNNKSKWIEMMKNSILSTKDYFSMKRMIEEYYQKMYTKY; encoded by the coding sequence TTGAATTTGAATGCTCTACCTAAAGTTGCATATTTTTCAATGGAATATGGTCTTGATGCATCCATGAAAACCTATGCTGGAGGACTTGGTATATTAGCTGGAGATTATATAAAAGCAGCTAAAGACTATAATTTTCCAATAATTCCAATAGGTATTAAATGGAAGCAAGGCTATACTGATCAGATGATTGATAAAAATGGTAAACCTTATGACTCTTACCATAACTATGAATATAACTTTTTAGAGGATACAAATATAAAAATTACTGTAAAAATAAGAAAAAGAGATGTAGTTTGCAAAGTATGGAAAGTTGATAAATTTGGCAACGTACCTTTATATCTTCTTGATACTGACTTACCTGAAAACGAAGATAAATGGATAACAGGACAGCTCTACGGATGGTTCAAGGAAGAAAGAATTGCTCAGGAGATGGTACTTGGAATTGGAGGAATAAAGGCTTTAAGAGCACTTGGAATTGATGTTGATGTATATCATTTTAATGAAGGGCATGCTGTATTTGCTGCATTAGAACTTATAAGAGAAAAGATGGATAAAGGTCTATCCTTTGAAGATGCTCTAAAACAAACAAGGGAAGAAGTAGTTTTCACAACCCACACACCAATAGTTGAAGGAAATGAATCCCATACATTAGATTGCATTATGTACATGGGAGCAAATAATGGACTTTCATTAGAACAAATGGTTCAATTAGGTGGAGATCCTTTTAATATGACAGTAGCTGCCCTTAGAACCTCAAGAATTTCAAATGCCGTTTCTAAGCTCCATGAAATAACTGCAAATAAGATGTGGAAAGACATACAGGATAAATCACCAATAATAGGTATTACAAATGCAATACACATACCCACATGGGTCGATGAAGATATTTTAAAGGCTTCTGAAGGAAATGGGGATATATGGGAATGCCATATAAAAAACAAAAAAGCTTTAATAGATTTCATTTATGAAAGAAATGGGGTAAAACTTGATCCATATATCCTTTTAATTGGTTTTTCAAGGCGTGCAGCACCTTATAAACGAAGCAACTTAATATTTTCTGATCTTAATGTGATAGAGCCTTTATTAAAAGAAAAGAAAATCCAAATGGTTTATGCAGGTAAAGCTCATCCTCTTGATGATACAGGTAAAAAAATCATCGAAAACATAGTTTCAATCTCAAAAAAATATCCTGAATCAGTAGTATTTCTTGAAAACTATGACATGTCTATTGGCAAAATGCTTACAAGAGGTTCAGATGTATGGCTTAATAACCCAAGAAGGCCAAAAGAAGCAAGTGGAACATCAGGAATGAAGGCAGCAATGAATGGTGTTTTAAATTTGAGCACACTTGATGGATGGTGGCCTGAAGCATGTCAGCATGGTATAAACGGCTGGCAATTTGGAGACGGTTTTGAAAGTGAAAATGATGAGGAACTTGATAAAAATGACCTTATCAAATTATATAATGTGCTACTAAACGATGTTATACCAACGTATTATAACAACAAAAGTAAATGGATTGAAATGATGAAGAATAGCATCTTAAGTACTAAAGACTATTTTTCAATGAAGAGAATGATTGAAGAATATTATCAAAAGATGTATACAAAATATTAG